The Hyphomicrobiales bacterium genome has a window encoding:
- the rpsI gene encoding 30S ribosomal subunit protein S9, whose protein sequence is MAEVLQSLSQLGDVAKPAQPEAPVHVKKVDAQGRAYATGKRKNAIARVWIKPGSGKVTVNGRDQEIYFARPVLRLVLQQPLQLVDRMTQYDVIVSVKGGGLSGQAGAVRHGISKALTHYEPELRSPLKKEGFLTRDSRVVERKKFGKAKARRSFQFSKR, encoded by the coding sequence ATGGCCGAAGTTCTTCAGTCGCTCTCCCAGCTCGGCGACGTCGCCAAGCCCGCTCAGCCGGAAGCTCCGGTCCACGTCAAGAAGGTCGATGCCCAGGGCCGCGCCTATGCCACTGGCAAGCGCAAGAACGCGATCGCCCGCGTCTGGATCAAGCCCGGCTCCGGCAAGGTCACGGTCAATGGCCGCGATCAGGAGATCTATTTCGCCCGTCCGGTGCTGCGTCTGGTTCTCCAGCAGCCGCTCCAGCTCGTCGATCGCATGACGCAGTATGACGTCATCGTCTCGGTCAAGGGCGGCGGTCTCTCCGGCCAGGCCGGCGCGGTGCGCCACGGCATCTCCAAGGCGCTGACCCACTATGAGCCGGAGCTGCGCAGCCCGCTCAAGAAGGAAGGCTTCCTGACCCGCGACTCGCGTGTCGTCGAGCGTAAGAAGTTCGGTAAGGCCAAGGCCCGCCGCAGCTTCCAGTTCTCGAAGCGCTGA
- the rplM gene encoding 50S ribosomal subunit protein L13 has protein sequence MKTTVSLKPADVEKKWVVIDASGLVVGRLASVVAMRLRGKHKAAYTPHVDCGDNVIVINAEKVSFTGRKREQKNYYHHTGFPGGIKERSAKFILEGRFPERVVEKAVERMLPRGPLFRQILGNLRVYKGAEHPHAAQSPEALDVAALNSKNKRV, from the coding sequence ATGAAGACCACCGTCTCGCTCAAGCCCGCCGATGTCGAAAAGAAGTGGGTTGTGATCGACGCCTCCGGGCTCGTCGTCGGCCGTCTCGCCTCCGTGGTGGCGATGCGTCTGCGCGGCAAGCACAAGGCCGCCTACACCCCGCATGTCGACTGCGGCGACAATGTCATCGTGATCAACGCCGAGAAGGTCTCCTTCACCGGCCGCAAGCGCGAGCAGAAGAACTACTACCACCACACCGGTTTCCCGGGTGGCATCAAGGAGCGTTCGGCCAAGTTCATCCTGGAAGGCCGCTTCCCTGAGCGCGTGGTCGAGAAGGCCGTCGAGCGCATGCTGCCGCGCGGCCCGCTCTTCCGCCAGATCCTCGGCAACCTGCGCGTCTATAAGGGCGCGGAGCATCCGCACGCTGCCCAGTCGCCGGAGGCGCTCGACGTCGCCGCGCTCAACAGCAAGAACAAGAGGGTCTGA
- a CDS encoding Phenylacetic acid degradation protein: MTTRMSAAEIESYLDEVFPQLHHGGRTYFVEEVGPMTARMRCDYHERHLRPGGTISGPTMMALADLALYVAILAQIGPVGLAVTTSLNYNFLRKPGQAALIGEAKLLKLGKRLAVGEVCLYSQGEPEMVCHATGTYSIPAER, translated from the coding sequence ATGACCACCCGCATGAGCGCCGCCGAGATCGAGAGTTATCTCGACGAGGTTTTCCCCCAGCTCCACCATGGCGGGCGCACCTACTTCGTCGAGGAGGTCGGGCCGATGACGGCCCGGATGCGCTGCGATTATCACGAGCGCCATCTGCGCCCGGGCGGCACGATCTCCGGCCCGACGATGATGGCGCTGGCCGATCTCGCCCTCTATGTCGCGATCCTCGCCCAGATCGGTCCGGTCGGCCTCGCGGTGACGACGAGCCTCAACTACAACTTCCTGCGCAAGCCGGGGCAGGCGGCCCTGATCGGGGAGGCGAAGCTGCTCAAGCTTGGGAAGCGGCTCGCCGTGGGCGAGGTCTGCCTCTATTCGCAGGGCGAGCCCGAGATGGTCTGCCATGCGACGGGGACCTATTCGATCCCGGCCGAACGGTGA
- a CDS encoding Enoyl-CoA hydratase yields the protein MSAHHQPDTAILLRQDGDGIATLTLNRPQARNPLSEAMLAALGDAFTAIAADRSVRAVILAAAGPVFSAGHDLKEMTAHRADPDRGRAYFADVLGRCSAVMQQITALPQPVIAAVEGTATAAGCQLVASCDLAAAGSDARFCTPGVHIGLFCSTPMVALSRNLSAKHAMEMLLLGEMVPADEALRMGLVNRVVPAGGALGEARRLAAIIASKSPATVKIGKRAFYKQREMGLKAAYDHASAVMVENMLARDAEEGIGAFMEKRAPIWES from the coding sequence ATGAGCGCACACCATCAGCCCGACACCGCCATCCTGCTGCGCCAGGATGGCGACGGCATCGCGACGCTGACGCTGAACCGGCCGCAGGCCCGCAACCCCCTGAGCGAAGCCATGCTGGCCGCGCTGGGCGATGCCTTCACCGCCATCGCCGCCGACCGCTCGGTGCGCGCCGTCATCCTCGCGGCCGCCGGCCCCGTCTTCAGCGCCGGGCACGATCTCAAGGAGATGACCGCCCACCGTGCCGATCCGGATCGCGGACGAGCCTATTTCGCCGATGTCCTCGGACGCTGCTCGGCTGTGATGCAGCAGATCACCGCCCTGCCCCAGCCGGTCATCGCCGCCGTGGAGGGCACGGCCACCGCCGCCGGCTGCCAGCTGGTCGCGAGCTGCGATCTGGCAGCCGCCGGAAGCGACGCCCGCTTCTGCACGCCGGGCGTCCATATCGGCCTGTTCTGCTCGACGCCGATGGTCGCGCTCTCGCGCAACCTCTCGGCCAAGCACGCCATGGAGATGCTGCTGCTCGGCGAGATGGTGCCGGCCGACGAAGCACTGCGGATGGGGCTGGTCAACCGCGTCGTGCCGGCCGGCGGAGCTCTGGGGGAGGCCCGGCGGCTCGCCGCGATCATCGCCTCGAAATCGCCCGCGACGGTCAAGATCGGCAAGCGCGCCTTCTACAAGCAGCGCGAGATGGGGCTGAAGGCGGCCTATGATCACGCCTCGGCGGTAATGGTCGAGAACATGCTCGCGCGCGACGCCGAGGAAGGGATCGGCGCGTTCATGGAAAAGCGCGCGCCGATCTGGGAATCATAG
- a CDS encoding conserved hypothetical protein (Evidence 4 : Unknown function but conserved in other organisms) gives MCDYSLHNVMSTPARVGDELVSTRFRQSSTRGFCAAGRSDVAVCVMPGTELAFAADIESERGMGLLPNRKHRARVARFRQIDLDKPYVHHDALELPDGRLVMVTNLAEGQRATVLQLPAEPAREGEAAPAPVVELRHWEVI, from the coding sequence ATGTGCGACTACAGCCTGCACAATGTGATGTCCACTCCGGCCAGGGTCGGAGACGAGCTGGTCTCGACCCGCTTCCGGCAATCGAGCACCCGCGGCTTCTGCGCCGCCGGCCGGTCCGATGTGGCCGTCTGCGTGATGCCGGGAACGGAGCTGGCCTTCGCGGCGGATATCGAGAGCGAGCGCGGCATGGGGCTGCTGCCGAACCGGAAGCATCGCGCCCGGGTCGCGCGCTTCCGCCAGATCGATCTCGACAAGCCCTATGTGCATCACGATGCCCTGGAGCTGCCCGACGGGCGGCTGGTGATGGTGACGAACCTCGCGGAAGGCCAGCGCGCCACGGTGCTGCAATTGCCTGCTGAGCCGGCGCGCGAAGGCGAGGCTGCGCCCGCTCCCGTGGTGGAACTCCGCCATTGGGAAGTCATCTGA
- a CDS encoding CoA-binding protein, translating into MKHDSYDDALIRCILRDTKRIALVGASANEARPSWIVTKYLIDRDYDVVPVNPGLAGQTILGKTVYASLKDIPGPIDMVEIFRNSEAAGPITDEALALDPLPKVIWMQLSVRNDEAAARAEAKGVAVIMNRCPKIEYGRLSGEIGWQGINSRILSAKKPVLAGKGFQKLTINRPGT; encoded by the coding sequence TTGAAGCACGATTCCTACGACGATGCCCTGATCCGCTGCATCCTGCGCGACACGAAACGGATCGCGCTGGTCGGCGCCTCCGCCAACGAGGCGCGGCCGAGCTGGATCGTGACCAAGTACCTCATCGACCGCGACTATGACGTCGTGCCGGTCAATCCCGGCCTCGCGGGGCAGACCATCCTCGGCAAGACGGTCTATGCCTCGCTCAAGGACATTCCCGGCCCGATCGACATGGTCGAGATCTTCCGCAACTCGGAAGCGGCCGGGCCGATCACCGACGAGGCGCTGGCGCTCGATCCCCTGCCCAAGGTGATCTGGATGCAGCTCTCCGTGCGCAATGACGAAGCCGCCGCCCGCGCCGAAGCGAAGGGCGTCGCCGTCATCATGAACCGTTGCCCCAAGATCGAGTACGGCCGGCTTTCGGGCGAGATCGGCTGGCAGGGCATCAATTCCCGCATCCTCTCGGCCAAGAAGCCGGTCCTTGCCGGCAAGGGCTTCCAGAAGCTGACGATCAACCGGCCGGGCACCTGA
- a CDS encoding FAD-dependent oxidoreductase yields the protein MATVATTCCIAGGGPAGMMLGFLLARAGVDVTVLEKHADFLRDFRGDTIHPSTMQLMQELGLLDDFLKLPHTKERRIVARFGNQDVPIADFTHLPVAAPYIAFMPQWDFLDFLADRGRELPRFNLLMQAKATGLIRAGERVTGITAQTQDGETTITADLVVAADGRHSDLRQAGGFAVHEIGAPMDVLWFRLSRRESDAAQTFGQVARGRFAVMLNRGDYWQCAYVIPKGALEALRAAGLDAFKASLAELLPILADRTSEIASWDDLKLLSVAVDRLEQWWQPGLLCIGDAAHAMSPIGGVGVNLAIQDAVAAANRLAAPLREKRVTDSDLAAVQAHRTFPTKATQGVQVAIQNRVITPILAGSGPVQPPFPLKLLQWFPMLRRIPARLVGMGFRPEHIGPELAPRP from the coding sequence ATGGCCACGGTCGCGACGACCTGCTGCATCGCCGGCGGTGGGCCGGCGGGCATGATGCTGGGCTTCCTGCTGGCACGAGCCGGTGTCGACGTCACCGTGCTGGAGAAGCACGCCGACTTCCTGCGCGACTTCCGCGGCGACACCATCCACCCCTCGACGATGCAGTTGATGCAGGAACTCGGCCTGCTCGACGATTTCCTGAAGCTGCCGCACACGAAGGAACGGCGCATCGTCGCCCGCTTCGGCAATCAGGACGTGCCGATCGCGGACTTCACCCATCTGCCGGTCGCGGCGCCCTATATCGCCTTCATGCCGCAATGGGATTTCCTCGATTTCCTGGCCGATCGCGGCCGGGAGCTGCCGCGCTTCAACCTGCTGATGCAAGCGAAGGCGACCGGGCTGATCCGCGCGGGCGAACGCGTCACCGGCATCACCGCGCAGACGCAGGACGGCGAGACGACGATCACCGCCGATCTCGTCGTCGCGGCAGACGGGCGCCATTCCGACCTGCGTCAGGCCGGCGGCTTCGCGGTCCACGAGATCGGCGCGCCGATGGACGTGCTCTGGTTCCGGCTGTCGCGGCGCGAGAGCGACGCGGCGCAGACCTTCGGGCAGGTCGCACGCGGGCGCTTCGCAGTGATGCTGAACAGGGGCGATTACTGGCAATGCGCCTATGTGATCCCGAAGGGTGCGCTGGAGGCGCTGCGGGCGGCCGGACTCGACGCCTTCAAGGCAAGCCTTGCCGAACTGCTGCCGATCCTGGCTGATCGAACCAGCGAGATCGCGAGTTGGGACGATCTCAAGCTGCTTTCGGTCGCGGTCGACCGGTTGGAGCAATGGTGGCAGCCGGGACTGCTCTGCATCGGCGACGCGGCCCATGCGATGTCGCCGATCGGCGGCGTCGGCGTGAACCTCGCGATCCAGGACGCGGTCGCCGCCGCTAACCGGCTCGCGGCGCCGTTGCGCGAGAAGCGCGTGACCGACAGCGACCTCGCCGCCGTGCAAGCGCACCGGACCTTTCCGACGAAGGCCACGCAGGGCGTGCAGGTGGCGATCCAGAACCGGGTCATTACCCCGATCCTCGCCGGCAGCGGGCCGGTGCAGCCGCCCTTCCCGCTCAAATTGCTGCAGTGGTTCCCGATGCTGCGCCGCATCCCGGCGCGGCTGGTCGGCATGGGCTTCAGACCGGAGCATATCGGGCCTGAGCTGGCGCCGCGGCCCTGA
- the metY gene encoding O-acetyl-L-homoserine sulfhydrylase, which yields MSDRAPGFSTLAIHAGAAPDAATGARATPIYQTTSFVFDDVDHAASLFGLQAFGNIYTRIGNPTNAVLEERVAALEGGTAALAVASGHAAEFLSFHALLQPGDEFVAARKLYGGSINQFNHSYKSFGWNVIWADPDDVESFAKAVTPKTKAIFIESVANPGGVIVDIAAISAIAKKHNIPLIVDNTMATPYLLRPFEHGADIVVHSATKFLGGHGNSIGGLIVDGGSFNWVGDDRYPMLSKPRPEYNGMVLGETFGNFAFAIATRVLGLRDLGPALSPFNAFMLLTGIETLPLRMQRHCDSTQKVAEHLAKHPAVEWVSYPGLPGDKYHELAKRYTPKGAGAVFTFGLKGGYDAGVKLVSNLKLFSHLANIGDTRSLVIHPASTTHRQLTDEQKAASGAGPQVVRLSIGLEDVADLVADLDQALA from the coding sequence ATGTCCGATCGCGCACCGGGTTTCAGCACACTCGCCATCCATGCCGGGGCGGCTCCCGATGCGGCGACGGGCGCCCGCGCCACGCCGATCTATCAGACGACCTCCTTCGTCTTCGACGATGTCGATCATGCGGCCTCGCTGTTCGGCCTGCAGGCCTTCGGCAACATCTATACCCGCATCGGCAACCCGACGAATGCGGTGCTGGAGGAGCGCGTCGCGGCGCTTGAAGGCGGCACGGCCGCGCTCGCCGTCGCCTCGGGCCATGCGGCCGAATTCCTGAGCTTCCACGCCCTGCTGCAGCCCGGCGACGAGTTCGTCGCGGCGCGCAAGCTCTATGGCGGCTCGATCAACCAGTTCAACCATTCCTACAAGAGCTTCGGCTGGAACGTGATCTGGGCCGACCCGGACGATGTCGAGAGCTTCGCCAAGGCGGTGACGCCGAAGACCAAGGCGATCTTCATCGAATCCGTCGCCAATCCGGGCGGCGTCATCGTCGATATCGCCGCGATCAGCGCCATCGCCAAGAAGCACAACATTCCGCTCATCGTGGACAACACGATGGCGACGCCCTATCTGCTGCGCCCCTTCGAGCACGGCGCCGACATCGTCGTGCATTCGGCCACCAAGTTCCTCGGCGGGCACGGCAATTCGATCGGCGGCCTGATCGTCGACGGCGGCTCGTTCAACTGGGTCGGCGACGACCGCTACCCGATGCTCTCCAAGCCGCGGCCGGAATATAACGGCATGGTGCTGGGCGAGACCTTCGGCAACTTCGCCTTCGCCATCGCGACGCGCGTGCTCGGCCTGCGCGACCTCGGCCCTGCGCTCTCGCCCTTCAACGCCTTCATGCTGCTGACCGGCATCGAGACTTTGCCCTTGCGCATGCAGAGGCACTGCGACTCGACGCAGAAGGTCGCCGAGCATCTGGCGAAGCACCCGGCGGTCGAATGGGTGAGCTATCCCGGCCTGCCGGGCGACAAATATCACGAACTCGCCAAGCGCTACACGCCGAAGGGCGCCGGCGCGGTCTTCACCTTCGGGCTCAAGGGCGGCTACGACGCCGGCGTCAAGCTGGTCTCGAACCTCAAGCTGTTCTCGCATCTCGCCAATATCGGCGATACGCGCTCGCTGGTGATCCACCCGGCCTCGACCACCCATCGCCAGCTCACCGACGAGCAGAAGGCGGCCTCGGGTGCCGGCCCGCAGGTGGTGCGTCTCTCGATCGGCCTCGAGGATGTCGCGGATCTGGTCGCCGATCTGGATCAGGCGCTGGCATAG
- the ctaA gene encoding Heme A synthase, whose translation MPATESPNSVTLALNQNAGALAKASHAGIRRWLWIVAGLVFLMVVVGGATRLTGSGLSITEWKPITGALPPVSAQAWAEEFAKYQASPQYQIINNGMSLGEFQFIYWWEWGHRQLGRFIGLVYLAGFLVVALRRLLPARQIATLFGMGLLLGLQGTIGWIMVASGLQPGMVAVAPVKLTLHLTFAGLFFASVVAFATWLTPLRRPETAGSKAAAWVLLGLTFTQIALGGLVAGSKAGFTFNTWPLMDGALVPSGSLLFAQTPFWENFVDNVALVQFNHRLGAYVLFAFALWQAVRLRRVGPQSSAAKRATALAGLMTAQAVLGIVTLLLVVPLWAGLAHQALAFAVLAMAVVHLTRTGQTARA comes from the coding sequence ATGCCTGCGACCGAAAGCCCGAATTCCGTGACCCTCGCCCTGAACCAGAACGCAGGCGCTCTCGCCAAGGCCAGCCATGCCGGCATCCGCCGCTGGCTCTGGATCGTGGCCGGCCTCGTCTTCCTCATGGTAGTGGTGGGCGGGGCGACGCGGCTGACCGGCTCGGGCCTCTCCATCACCGAATGGAAGCCGATCACCGGTGCTTTGCCGCCCGTCTCGGCGCAGGCCTGGGCCGAGGAGTTCGCCAAATACCAGGCGAGCCCGCAATACCAGATCATCAACAACGGCATGAGCCTGGGCGAATTCCAGTTCATCTACTGGTGGGAATGGGGCCATCGCCAGCTCGGCCGCTTCATCGGGCTGGTCTATCTCGCCGGCTTCCTCGTGGTGGCGCTGCGCCGCCTGCTGCCGGCGCGCCAGATCGCGACGCTGTTCGGCATGGGGCTGCTGCTCGGCCTGCAGGGAACGATCGGCTGGATCATGGTGGCGTCCGGCCTGCAGCCCGGCATGGTCGCCGTCGCGCCGGTGAAGCTGACGCTGCATCTCACCTTCGCGGGGCTGTTCTTCGCTTCGGTGGTGGCTTTCGCGACCTGGCTGACGCCGTTGCGCCGGCCCGAAACGGCGGGCAGCAAGGCCGCCGCCTGGGTTCTGCTGGGGTTGACCTTCACCCAGATCGCGCTCGGCGGGCTCGTCGCCGGCTCCAAGGCGGGCTTCACCTTCAACACCTGGCCGCTGATGGACGGTGCGTTGGTGCCGTCGGGCTCGCTGCTCTTTGCGCAGACGCCGTTCTGGGAGAACTTCGTCGATAATGTCGCGCTGGTGCAGTTCAACCACCGCCTTGGCGCCTATGTGCTGTTCGCTTTCGCGCTCTGGCAGGCGGTTCGCCTGCGGCGCGTCGGCCCGCAATCGAGCGCGGCGAAGCGCGCCACCGCGCTTGCCGGGCTGATGACGGCGCAGGCCGTGCTCGGCATCGTCACTCTGCTGCTGGTCGTGCCGCTTTGGGCCGGGCTCGCGCATCAGGCGCTCGCCTTCGCGGTGCTGGCGATGGCGGTGGTTCATCTGACCCGCACCGGGCAGACGGCAAGGGCTTAA
- a CDS encoding conserved hypothetical protein (Evidence 4 : Unknown function but conserved in other organisms), with the protein MRQRNRKLLGTVLILVFVCVYALVAMALAQGRITEAPKLVQTVAYVVLGLAWVLPLLPLIKWMERKDEN; encoded by the coding sequence ATGAGACAACGCAACCGCAAGCTGCTCGGGACCGTGCTGATCCTCGTCTTCGTCTGCGTCTACGCGCTCGTCGCGATGGCGCTGGCGCAGGGGCGGATCACCGAGGCGCCGAAGCTGGTGCAGACGGTCGCCTATGTCGTGCTCGGCCTCGCCTGGGTGCTGCCATTGCTGCCGCTGATCAAGTGGATGGAGCGGAAGGACGAGAACTGA
- a CDS encoding Chitooligosaccharide deacetylase, whose protein sequence is MNGRHKAIAATFKLIEALRADRWSRSFAQGAGVILTLHHVRPAVASGFAPNALLGITPEFLDSVLGLIRAEGYDIVSLDEALLRLRRPKCGRFFVALTFDDGYRDNVEHAWPVLAKHEAPWTLFVTPGFADRTARLWWLELEAAIRALPALDLALPDGRFTARIGTDAEKRRAYDKLYWRLRKGPEAILLSMISDLVAQVCIDPAALVARECLPWETLRALSGAPGVTIGAHTLTHPMLARHDAATARREIVESKARLEAELAMPIRHFAYPVGDPGSAGLREFALAREAGFDSAVTTRPGHLVPEHLGHLHALPRVSLNGLHQNEAALRALLSGLPFWLMNRGRSLDVG, encoded by the coding sequence ATGAACGGGCGCCACAAGGCCATCGCGGCCACCTTCAAGCTGATCGAGGCGTTGCGCGCGGATCGCTGGAGCCGAAGCTTCGCGCAGGGCGCGGGCGTGATCTTGACGCTGCATCATGTCCGCCCGGCGGTTGCTAGCGGTTTCGCGCCCAATGCCCTGCTCGGGATCACGCCGGAGTTCCTCGACAGCGTCCTCGGCCTGATCCGCGCGGAAGGCTACGACATCGTCTCGCTCGACGAGGCGCTGCTGCGCCTGCGGCGTCCGAAGTGCGGGCGCTTCTTCGTCGCACTGACTTTCGATGACGGCTATCGCGACAATGTCGAGCACGCCTGGCCGGTCCTGGCGAAACATGAGGCGCCGTGGACGCTCTTCGTCACGCCCGGCTTCGCCGATCGCACGGCACGGCTCTGGTGGCTCGAACTGGAGGCGGCGATCCGTGCCTTGCCGGCGCTTGATCTGGCCTTGCCCGATGGCCGTTTCACGGCCCGCATCGGGACGGACGCAGAGAAGCGCCGCGCCTATGACAAGCTCTACTGGCGTCTGCGCAAGGGGCCGGAAGCGATTCTGCTATCGATGATTTCCGATCTGGTAGCTCAGGTTTGCATCGATCCCGCCGCGCTGGTCGCGCGCGAATGCCTGCCCTGGGAGACGTTGCGGGCGCTCTCCGGCGCGCCGGGCGTCACCATCGGTGCCCATACCCTGACGCACCCGATGCTGGCCAGGCATGACGCCGCGACGGCTCGCCGGGAGATCGTCGAGAGCAAGGCGCGGCTGGAGGCAGAGCTGGCCATGCCGATCCGGCATTTCGCCTATCCGGTCGGCGATCCAGGCTCAGCGGGCCTGCGTGAATTCGCGCTGGCGCGAGAGGCAGGTTTCGACAGCGCGGTGACGACGCGGCCGGGACATCTCGTTCCCGAGCATCTCGGGCACCTGCATGCCTTGCCGCGCGTCTCGCTCAACGGGCTGCACCAGAACGAGGCGGCGCTGCGGGCGCTGCTGTCGGGGCTGCCGTTCTGGCTGATGAATCGCGGGCGCAGCCTCGACGTCGGCTGA
- a CDS encoding GNAT family N-acetyltransferase: MPAVAAAPSRSADRAASGRVGARPWASISIEKDIAAIADLWRGFEATALLTPYQAYGWVRPFVETVGAAQGGEFRYAILRDAEGAPCALLPLVVSRRRGARFAELIGGKHANYHMGLYAPDFAAGLDAALAQQMLAEVGAAIGGLDALVFVNQPTSWQGVSNPAALLSSGPSPSRAYKLALIAGDGEATLKRSMSSHARKKLRNKHSRFKEFGASTLNRARTPAEIERVLTAFLEQKTERFRAMGVPDPFAEPAVRAFLSQAAAGRDGTPPIIELYALDMAGECVATYVGATQGERFSGMATSFAMNSPTVRTSPGELLLADLIRLKSSEGLAALDLGVGEARYKTTFCDDHDDLVDTFLPLTFKGRLFVAAARGQRGLKRRIKSSPRALRLAQRISGLLHRKSTEAE, encoded by the coding sequence ATGCCCGCCGTCGCAGCCGCACCTTCCCGATCCGCCGACCGCGCCGCTTCCGGCCGCGTCGGTGCGCGCCCCTGGGCATCCATCTCGATCGAGAAAGATATCGCCGCCATCGCGGATCTGTGGCGCGGCTTCGAGGCCACGGCGCTGCTGACGCCTTATCAGGCCTATGGCTGGGTCCGGCCCTTCGTCGAAACGGTGGGCGCCGCGCAGGGCGGGGAATTCCGTTATGCGATCCTGCGCGATGCCGAGGGCGCGCCCTGCGCGCTGCTGCCACTGGTCGTCTCGCGCCGCCGCGGAGCCCGCTTCGCGGAGCTGATCGGCGGCAAGCACGCCAATTATCACATGGGCCTCTATGCTCCCGATTTCGCCGCCGGGCTCGATGCGGCGCTGGCGCAGCAGATGCTGGCTGAGGTTGGCGCTGCCATCGGCGGGCTCGATGCGCTCGTTTTCGTCAATCAACCGACGTCGTGGCAGGGCGTGAGCAACCCGGCCGCCCTGCTCTCCTCTGGGCCGAGCCCGAGCCGGGCCTACAAGCTGGCGCTGATCGCCGGCGATGGCGAGGCGACGCTGAAACGCTCGATGAGCAGCCACGCCCGCAAGAAGCTGCGCAACAAGCACAGCCGCTTCAAGGAGTTCGGAGCCTCGACGCTGAACCGGGCCCGCACCCCGGCCGAGATCGAGCGTGTCCTCACGGCCTTCCTCGAACAGAAGACCGAACGGTTTCGCGCCATGGGCGTGCCCGACCCCTTCGCCGAGCCTGCGGTTCGCGCGTTTCTGTCGCAAGCGGCCGCGGGCCGCGACGGCACTCCTCCGATCATAGAGCTCTACGCCCTCGACATGGCCGGAGAATGCGTCGCCACCTATGTCGGGGCGACGCAAGGCGAGCGATTTTCCGGCATGGCGACCTCTTTCGCCATGAACAGCCCGACGGTGAGAACAAGCCCCGGCGAACTGCTGCTCGCCGATCTGATCCGGCTGAAAAGCAGCGAAGGATTGGCCGCCCTCGACCTCGGCGTCGGAGAGGCCCGCTACAAGACGACCTTCTGCGACGATCACGACGATCTGGTCGACACGTTCCTGCCCCTGACCTTCAAGGGCAGGCTTTTCGTGGCGGCGGCGCGCGGGCAGCGCGGTCTGAAACGGCGGATCAAGTCGTCGCCGCGCGCGTTGCGGCTGGCGCAGCGCATCTCCGGCCTGCTCCACCGGAAAAGCACGGAGGCGGAATAA